The DNA region acgacgacgacgacgacgacgacgatgatgatgatgatgatgatgatgatgatgggagtaATAAAGGCGAGGACAGAAAAGGCAGCAGTAGCGCCGACGAGaaaggaggagagaaagacGCGGGAAAGAAATCCCCAGGTGACGGAGCGTCCTTTCAGGATGTCGCTCTTTAAGTTTCTGTTTCGTGGcatccaacaacaagcgAGCCGTTTGTCGCTGGTTACTTTTCTCATGTATAGACGTACTGCTTCTAGCTAAGCGCTGCTTGGGGCGCTGTATGGAGGTATTACACAAAAGCACAAGCTCAGGCAGTTTTTGTTTCTATTAAAGCGTATCTCGATTTACTACCACACATCAAGGGGgcacctcctctcctttcCAGTCCCAGATTTTGCCTCGCTGTGATGGGTTTAAGGAAGTGATCACGTTCCAGAGCTTTTCGGCTGCGTCGTCTGGGGACAAGAGGTTTGCTTCGGGGACGCCGGACCAAAATCCGCGGGAGAGGTCGGTCTTGACGGTGCCCGGGTGGTAGCCTACCGCTATGCATTTGGAGGCTGACTTTTGCTGGAGCTCGAGGTCGAGGGTTTTGACGGCCGAGTTGAGGGCTGATTTGGAAAGACGGTAGGAGTACCAGCCTCCGAGGCGGTTGTCGGTCATGCTGCCTACTCGCGCCGAGACAGACAACCTGCCACGCCTGTTTAAGAAAGAGATTGAGGTTACGGGATAAGGGGGAGGACGAACCAAGTTGCGTGGGGCGGTAGACCTTCTGTGGGCTCGAGAGAGGCGGATCTCTTTGGGAGAAAAGGGACGGAGTGCTTCATTAAGAGGACTGGGCCGAGGGTGTTTACCCTCAGCGTTTCGAGGAGGCTGGGCTCGGTGATTTGGGAGATGGATTTCtcgggggggttgaggaggatgccggggagggtgagggccaggtggaggtggtgggttttgggCGGGAACAGCTCCCTGGCTTTTTCGGCGGCGGATTGGATGGCTGATTCATCTTTTACGTCTAGGTTTACGACGTGGAGGCGGTCTGATTTGGgataggagggggggaggttgggggagcgggtggtggttaggATGGGgattgtggagggggtggtgcggaggaggtggtggaggagggagtgggagatGCCGcgggttgagggggtgaggaggatccAAGGTTTGGACATGGCGACAAGTTTGGTGATACTGATGGGAAGAGtgttgggatggtgatggtttgtgAATGGATTCCTGATGGGGTGAGGTTGCCAACAAAGCCATGTGCGTCATTCAATGGGCGGTTGAAGCCGTTGGATGAGGCGGCTCGATCTGAACCCCTGCCAAGACTTTACCGGATCATGTTGAGGTGAAAGTCGTCAACGCCGACATACTCATCAAGGCAGTGTGTCAACTATGGCTCTTTAAATACTGAAGGGGCATTGCAAGCAGCCCGGGGGTAACTCGAAATATAAcctgttgatgaggttggcaGATGGGTACACAATATAGACTGGCAGCACAGAATCGGTACCTATTCTTCTGTGGGCATCTCACCAAAActctccatcaccagctGTGCGTTAATTGCACTGTTATAAGACAACCCACTTGTTATTAGCGTGTATCTCTCTAATGACCAAGTAGCCAGTTACAGTAGTATCAAACAACTTTGACCTGTAATTCTCTGCGATGGCAACAGATCGCAATGGTATCACCTTTCCCAATATGGCCACTCAACAGAAGATGTCCCTCATCCCACTGCCCTTCGCATTACCGAGCCTGGCAAGCCCGTCTTGAAACCTTTTCATGACCCTATTGCGTGCTTCCAACTGCCTGTTTACCTCCCTCAATTCAGTCTGCACATCAATGGCCCAAGGATCGAAAGCATCCCTCCACCGCTtccatccccgtcccctttacctcttcctcttggaTAGCTCTCTGCTGTGAACAGCCGGTTTGTCTTGTGATGAGTTGCTCTTCCAGAGCTCCTTCCCCAATAGCCAGCCTGCTCTTTGCGAGCATATTTCACGTTGGAAGACTCGATCGGTTTGAACATTGAAACTGCCTTACCGCATCACATGTCGGTAGTTATCTGGATGGGATCACGATGTATATGCATGCTTCGCGCATCCTGGAATGGTTCATTAATTACAGTATAGACAGCCCTGTTATTCATTACGAAAATTGTTTATATCTGAGATTCAACGGAGTAGATAtcttcccaccacccctatTCATCGAGCCCATTCTTCAACCCTTCCTATGCCCCATGGCTAGGTACACGGTCCAAACTCTTCTACCACCTCCTTTACTATCTCGTTCAGTCGAGAATCCAATGACCGGAGGAAGCCGACCAGCGCCACTAAGACCCTTTCCATCCACCACATTATCTTGGACCCCCTTTCCATCTGCAAAACCTCAAGCTCTGGCTCAAGAACCTCCTGGATTCGGTCTCCGAAGGCGTCTTTCGGTAGCTCAGCAGCCTAATCAGGATTCAGAATCCGCGAGGCATCGACCACAATCTTCCCGGCACCGAGACAAATGGCACAAGACCTGCAGGCAGGGGGGCACTGGACGGCCAGGTACTGGTGGCACCTGGAATGGCACCTGTGATGCGGTGTCCCAAGCGAGTCACCGGACACAGCtctggggttgggtgttgttATACTCGGTCAAGACTGGAGACAACCACCCTCTGAGAGTGTGCCATGTAAACAATCCAATTGATTCCAAAATCGTTTACTTCTAAAGCTCATAACTCCATCACATGACACATAAAATATAGTCTTTATCCCCTTTCCCCTATCCACCATCACCTGTGCCCCCCAAGAGgatcctccacctctctcaactccccctcctctccagctccaatctcctcaaccaaccccctcatcaccggcTCCAGCGTCTCCATCCCACTCAGCTGCGACATCCCCGGCCAAGGCcactccctcttccccagaccGCTttccccacccctctcttcctcttgtcTCTGTTCAACCTCCCTAACGCGCCTCGTAAACATTGCCCCAAAGTCCCCTCCCAGCAACGACACCCCCGCATGCCGTGACGGCAACCGATCAACCGCCACCTCCTGCCCCCCCTGACTGTACGAGTGCAGCAACAGGTCATCATTACTCGGATCCCAATAATGCGAGCTCACATCAGAGGTATTTCTTGTCTGTGGCGGCTCGTAGTACCGGGAATGATAACCCGCCgggatgggtgggttggagtGGGAGAGGCGTCGGTAGTCAAGGGAGTCACTGTCGTTTGTGGAGGCCTCTGAGGAGATACGGTGGCGAGGGTaggggttgtggtgttgagggcaGGGGTTGCGGTGTTGAGGGCAGGAGTAGTGTTTCCTCcttgtgctggtggtggtggtggtggtggtgattctGGGCGTGGCGTCCCCCGGGGCGATGTCGCTTGTGCTTTTGTAGGTGCTCAATGttgatctggaagagggTAATCGGCGGGCCAGGCGCTCGATCagggggatgagggtgttgagcCAGCGGTTGTTGACCGATTCTAATCTGTCGAGGCGTTGAACCAAAAGTTCAATTTCGTGGTTGTGGGTGTAGCGGAGTTCTTCGTATTGACGTAGGAGGTTCTGGTGGGACTCTGACCGGGGGACGGCTGCTGGAGAGGGACGACGGAATGAACAAGCCGTTGGTGGTCGGGTAGGGAGGGTGCTATAGGAGGTGCTTGTTGAAACTGTTGGAACGAAACTCGAGTGTCGCGCGAGAATGAGATGTTCAATAGAGGTCGTGCTTCGCATGTCGGAGAAGCTGGGCATATGGCGGACTTTTCGT from Podospora pseudoanserina strain CBS 124.78 chromosome 1, whole genome shotgun sequence includes:
- a CDS encoding hypothetical protein (EggNog:ENOG503NWGF; COG:I; COG:Q) → MSKPWILLTPSTRGISHSLLHHLLRTTPSTIPILTTTRSPNLPPSYPKSDRLHVVNLDVKDESAIQSAAEKARELFPPKTHHLHLALTLPGILLNPPEKSISQITEPSLLETLRVNTLGPVLLMKHSVPFLPKRSASLEPTEGLPPHATWLSVSARVGSMTDNRLGGWYSYRLSKSALNSAVKTLDLELQQKSASKCIAVGYHPGTVKTDLSRGFWSGVPEANLLSPDDAAEKLWNVITSLNPSQRGKIWDWKGEEVPP